In Toxoplasma gondii ME49 chromosome VIII, whole genome shotgun sequence, a single genomic region encodes these proteins:
- a CDS encoding hypothetical protein (encoded by transcript TGME49_231996), which yields MKANCPCAQVSLCGMNIYNHLFPLKYMIPWTNVIHVCTWRPRANLHFLFASLLQGKMDKKACESVTCGRLSLGIDVKYPLSRGSTRLRFLTLKAQVENGTSRLVARFVSICPPHICMRNAGTFLRQWGSQADLRRYACKQNVGQCRLCGPGDRSQVRDARDTRRILGRDREIHYF from the exons ATGAAGGCAAACTGTCCATGCGCGCAGGTTTCTTTATGTGGAATGAATATTTATAATCATTTATTCCCACTCAAGTATATGATTCCATGGACAAACGTGATTCACGTATGCACTTGGCGTCCCCGAGCTAATCTACACTTTTTGTTTGCGTCACTGTTACAAGGAAAGATGGACAAAAAAGCATGCGAATCGGTTACTTGCGGGCGGTTGTCGCTTGGCATCGATGTCAAATACCCTTTGAGTCGAG GAAGTacgcgtcttcgcttcctgaCACTGAAAGCACAAGTCGAAAACGGAACAAGTCGGCTTGTTGCGCGTTTTGTCTCCATATGCCCTCCACACATCTGCATGAGGAACGCTGGCACGTTTTTACGTCAATGGGGCAGCCAGGCGGACCTACGCAGATATGCTTGCAAACAAAATGTGGGTCAATGCCGTCTTTGCGGCCCTGGTGACAGATCGCAGGTGAGGGACGCACGCGACACCAGAAGGATCCTCGGTCGAGACCGAGAGATACACTATTTTTAG
- a CDS encoding hypothetical protein (encoded by transcript TGME49_232000~Signal peptide predicted by SignalP 2.0 HMM (probability 0.739) with cleavage site probability 0.371 at residue 42~Predicted trans-membrane domain (TMHMM2.0):14-37:128-148:213-233) → MRHIFPDDSATSMRALVWGLGARVLWFFLAGVLAATVDIAGADGIGQGMPDSGFNHVDAEAQPTVFIREEHDDSASSELVEDDGTYSVARRFRLMVMADHKKDGRACERDMVLQAADITRLRVGGSRTSFSAGLVPLVGLPLLAAAGLKDYILGVNAPVDELRLPGARALTPHDVVDGVVSVGPGPPPRPDGETPRIVPFGGTQDKPFWKSKTFIGSGVALVAAIIAGLASSYRASKQERSRRGLLGGEQTAVWDLSDCILLVDVGQAQSRKSIFGTFVPGSARLIVDYRRQRARLLYEERPPLVGNLLFRLRRKSLNRFEDFQLNTPHCYFRPDFQPLAQKERTEVSTKKEDRHAPLPLTSGNLFFRELLDSKGKKTEGIAIHFVKNPGWVAPKEALPLAAAARSAASDLDFTLLMRRAAARNLVCSESVKGGSGGISMCWKSSPPTGSLLLWHEEVLQHSCRVVAAFRGSVNHSVWANFATQQLSIGSDAPSTRSDNVRSVLSKCLLLERNPPTYGVALKRATISCPDPATVPCGSILFRQKTDVGVLEGHSGASTSSRKPTEVASTVLQGKEEPGLVGAGAATQMDYRGNKETSKVIQSSVEFFTVFIVDFQRKPSDWPVLLEMRKKDAARTRT, encoded by the exons ATGCGTCACATTTTTCCTGATGACTCGGCGACTAGCATGAGGGCTCTCGTTTGGGGTCTCGGGGCCCGTGTCCTCTGGTTTTTCTTAGCAGGTGTTCTCGCTGCTACCGTGGACATCGCTGGCGCCGATGGGATTGGACAGGGTATGCCTGACAGTGGTTTCAACCATGTGGATGCAGAGGCGCAGCCGACGGTGTTTATCCGTGAAGAGCACGATGACAGTGCAAGCTCTGAACTCGTCGAGGACGACGGAACATACAGTGTGGCCCGGCGCTTTCGTCTGATGGTTATGGCCGACCACAAAAAGGACGGACGTGCATGCGAAAGGGACATGGTTCTGCAGGCCGCGGATATTACAAGATTGAGAGTGGGGGGTTCGCGAACATCTTTCAGTGCTGGACTCGTCCCTCTCGTCGGTCTCCCTTTGTTGGCGGCGGCTGGCCTGAAAGACTACATCCTCGGAG TGAACGCCCCTGTTGATGAGCTGCGCCTCCCCGGCGCCAGGGCTCTGACCCCGCATGACGTGGTCGACGGTGTTGTTTCGGTTGGTCCCGGACCTCCACCACGGCCCGACGGTGAAACACCCAGAATAGTGCCTTTTGGGGGTACGCAAGATAAGCCTTTCTGGAAGTCAAAGACCTTCATCGGATCAGGAGTTGCCTTGGTCGCTGCCATTATCGCTGGACTCGCGTCTTCGTATAGGGCTTCAAAACAGGAGCGGTCTCGACGGGGTTTGCTAGGCGGCGAACAGACGGCAGTGTGGGATTTGTCTGATTGCATCCTTTTAGTCGACGTGGGCCAAGCGCAGTCCCGAAAGTCCATTTTTGGCACCTTCGTGCCGGGGTCCGCGAGACTCATCGTTGACTACCGTCGGCAGCGTGCTCGCTTACTGTACGAAGAACGACCACCGCTTGTTGGAAATCTTCTATTCCGTCTTCGGCGGAAGAGCCTCAACAGGTTCGAGGACTTTCAGCTGAACACACCGCACTGCTATTTTCGACCAGACTTCCAACCGCTGGcccagaaagagaggacagaagtTTCTACGAAAAAGGAAGATAGACATGCCCCCCTCCCTCTGACCTCTGGAAATCTTTTCTTCCGTGAGCTGCTTGATTCTAAGGGCAAAAAAACCGAGGGCATCGCGATCCATTTCGTCAAAAACCCCGGGTGGGTGGCCCCTAAAGAGGCTCTACCCCTTGCAGCGGCAGCGCGAAGCGCCGCGTCAGACCTTGATTTCACCCTGTTGATGCGCCGAGCAGCAGCCAGAAATCTGGTGTGTTCAGAAAGCGTAAAAGGAGGAAGTGGCGGCATATCAATGTGTTGGAAGTCGTCTCCCCCAACAGGTTCGTTGCTTTTGTGGCACGAGGAGGTCTTGCAGCATAGCTGTCGCGTCGTGGCTGCCTTTCGAGGCAGTGTTAATCATTCGGTCTGGGCGAACTTTGCAACTCAGCAACTCTCTATAGGCTCCGATGCGCCTTCTACGCGCAGTGATAATGTCCGTTCCGTGCTGAGCAAGTGCTTGCTCCTCGAGCGGAATCCTCCCACGTATGGTGTTGCGCTGAAGAGAGCAACGATCTCGTGTCCGGACCCAGCAACGGTGCCATGCGGCAGTATCCTCTTCAGACAGAAGACTGACGTAGGAGTACTGGAGGGTCACTCCGGCGCTTCAACGTCGTCGAGGAAGCCTACTGAGGTAGCTTCTACGGTCTTgcaaggaaaggaagagccCGGTCTTGTAGGCGCAGGTGCCGCGACCCAAATGGACTACAGAGGGAACAAGGAGACTTCCAAGGTGATACAGTCTTCAGTAGAGTTTTTTACGGTATTCATAGTCGATTTTCAGCGCAAGCCCTCCGATTGGCCAGTACTGCTTGAGATGAGGAAAAAGGATGCGGCAAGAACTAGAACCTGA
- a CDS encoding hypothetical protein (encoded by transcript TGME49_231994): MKCRFAPNVRFRRDTCTKVVNRTRCRSLFEGRTRKPRQKYTDTLHCGRCVATPFSAQHVVRLDKKDSQVLFLRVFSTVNFRLSVLFSFPRPFPVKKIVRVNG; the protein is encoded by the exons ATGAAATGTCGTTTTGCTCCGAATGTAAGATTCCGTAGAGACACATGTACCAAGGTAGTCAATAGAACTAGGTGTAGATCACTGTTTGAAGGGAGGACACGGAAACCGAGACAGAAATATACAGACACACTTCACTGTGGGCGATGTGTGGCGACGCCATTTTCTGCACAGCAT GTCGTAAGACTTGATAAAAAGGACTCTCAAGTCCTGTTCTTACGCGTTTTTTCCACCGTCAATTTCCGCCTGTCcgtcttgttttccttccctcgTCCCTTTCCTGTG aAAAAGATCGTGCGTGTTAATGGATGA
- a CDS encoding hypothetical protein (encoded by transcript TGME49_231998) — translation MNGENLVPHYFFFQEERRIHKLESIRAVQRQRAAETASRPSINPTSARICRSRSYHGFTSSSIGSGRGHKDRLLESKHCFKEEQCQQAFVPCINK, via the exons ATGAATGGTGAAAATCTGGTGCCACACtatttcttttttcaggaagaaagaaggattCACAAGCTTGAGAGCATTCGGGCTgtgcagaggcagagag CCGCTGAAACAGCGTCACGGCCCTCGATCAATCCTACGTCTGCGCGGATCTGCCGTTCCCGCTCTTATCATGGGTTCACTTCGAGTTCCATTGGATCTGGACGAGGCCATAAGGATCGGCTGCTGGAATCGAAGCACTGTTTCAAGGAAGAACAGTGCCAGCAGGCTTTCGTCCCATGTATCAACAAGTGA